One window of Dehalobacterium formicoaceticum genomic DNA carries:
- a CDS encoding sodium-dependent transporter, translating into MDTRETFSSRFSGFLVIIMTSLGLGNIWRFPYLCAKYGGAAFVVAYIIALILIVSIGNQCEVCMGKYSRKAVVGAFTTIGKKKIWRICGWVLLCLNFIVMVYYNVLISWVLRYFATSFSGSVWIAESPQAFYNSFIDTPQVIIWAIMVNIIVFGVLWFGMNNGIEKVTSVMGPLLFLIMAIMVVRTLFLPGVEKGLEYYLIPDWSYLIQMETWMQAIGQGLWSGCFGWGIMIAMGSYMKKYDDVGSTITQTTLLDGGISWFVGLAIIPACVVYNVPLDSGTSLAFLVLPEMFHGMPYGHIFMILFFGALLVSGLCAAIGCIEAIVKSLIEEWNITRKKIIPPLFILWNIAALPSCLSKNTYDWIDSTIGTYGILIGGFLIFIFVGYAWGATYVRENILNIGADIKFGKWWDFCVKFIGPLLLIIAGYTFVVSWLLPYIPGYIAWPIIISIIGFNLMVFIEAIRNPIITTQGSTKNPDETPSSFDSNHNQ; encoded by the coding sequence TTGGATACAAGAGAAACATTTAGTTCCAGATTTAGCGGGTTTCTCGTCATTATTATGACTAGTTTGGGATTAGGAAATATATGGCGCTTCCCGTATTTATGTGCAAAATATGGGGGCGCTGCTTTTGTTGTTGCCTATATCATCGCCTTAATTTTAATTGTCAGCATAGGTAATCAATGCGAAGTATGTATGGGAAAATATTCACGCAAGGCCGTTGTCGGCGCATTTACGACTATAGGAAAGAAAAAAATATGGCGTATTTGCGGTTGGGTGCTACTTTGTTTAAACTTTATAGTTATGGTTTATTATAACGTTTTAATTTCTTGGGTGTTACGATACTTTGCGACCAGTTTTTCCGGGTCCGTATGGATAGCTGAATCGCCCCAAGCTTTTTATAATAGTTTTATTGATACGCCGCAAGTCATAATTTGGGCTATCATGGTGAATATAATTGTCTTTGGTGTATTATGGTTTGGCATGAATAATGGAATAGAAAAAGTGACTAGTGTCATGGGTCCACTTTTGTTCCTGATCATGGCAATTATGGTAGTACGGACATTGTTTTTACCTGGTGTGGAGAAAGGATTAGAGTATTACCTGATCCCTGATTGGAGCTACCTAATACAAATGGAAACTTGGATGCAAGCAATCGGACAGGGCTTGTGGTCCGGATGTTTTGGCTGGGGTATTATGATTGCCATGGGTAGCTATATGAAAAAGTATGATGATGTTGGTTCAACGATCACTCAAACAACCTTGCTGGACGGAGGAATTTCCTGGTTTGTCGGTTTGGCGATTATTCCTGCTTGTGTTGTATACAACGTTCCTTTGGATTCCGGTACCAGTTTGGCTTTTCTTGTTTTACCGGAGATGTTCCATGGTATGCCTTACGGTCACATTTTCATGATCTTGTTTTTTGGTGCTCTTTTGGTTTCCGGACTTTGTGCTGCCATTGGTTGCATTGAGGCAATTGTAAAATCACTTATAGAGGAGTGGAATATTACAAGAAAAAAAATCATCCCTCCATTGTTTATATTATGGAATATCGCTGCTTTGCCTTCTTGTCTCAGTAAGAATACTTATGATTGGATTGATAGCACGATCGGAACTTATGGTATCTTGATTGGAGGTTTTCTCATTTTCATTTTTGTGGGATATGCCTGGGGTGCAACATATGTCAGAGAGAATATTCTCAATATCGGAGCGGATATAAAATTCGGGAAATGGTGGGATTTCTGTGTCAAATTTATTGGTCCATTGCTTTTAATCATTGCCGGATATACTTTTGTCGTATCTTGGCTTCTTCCATATATACCAGGTTATATTGCTTGGCCAATTATTATATCTATTATAGGTTTTAATCTGATGGTATTTATTGAAGCGATCAGAAACCCGATAATAACTACACAAGGGTCTACAAAAAATCCTGATGAAACGCCGTCTTCCTTTGATTCGAATCATAATCAATAA
- the rpmB gene encoding 50S ribosomal protein L28 produces the protein MAVCSVCGKGVHSGMKVSHSHIRTKRTWKPNLQSVRAIVNGSPKRISVCTRCLRSGKVQRAI, from the coding sequence ATGGCAGTATGTTCAGTTTGCGGTAAAGGAGTACATTCCGGCATGAAAGTCAGCCATTCTCATATTAGAACCAAAAGAACCTGGAAGCCCAATCTGCAATCAGTTCGTGCAATCGTAAACGGGTCGCCCAAGAGAATTTCTGTTTGTACCAGGTGCCTGCGTTCAGGCAAGGTACAACGCGCCATTTAA
- a CDS encoding cobalamin B12-binding domain-containing protein, with protein sequence MSKEQIIQEAIESILKINNDKAVQLAEQTLSEGLNPVEVLTKGFSVGIKQVGDLFGRGEMFLPELMLAAGVMQTVTKIFDDALQGKSSEKIGKMVFATVEGDVHDIGKGIVISLVKTQGIEIIDLGRDVPVSRIIEVAVKENADLIGTSALLTTTMVEQKKLEDELKKNSLKGKIMTMVGGAPVTQRWADRIGADAYGEDASEAVNKALELLSTK encoded by the coding sequence ATGTCCAAAGAACAAATTATTCAAGAAGCGATTGAGTCAATTTTAAAAATCAACAATGATAAGGCAGTACAGCTTGCAGAACAGACACTGTCAGAAGGACTGAATCCTGTTGAGGTGTTGACGAAGGGTTTTAGTGTCGGGATCAAGCAAGTGGGAGATCTTTTTGGAAGAGGTGAGATGTTTTTACCGGAGTTAATGCTGGCTGCTGGTGTGATGCAAACAGTCACGAAAATTTTTGACGATGCGTTGCAGGGAAAATCTAGTGAAAAAATTGGAAAAATGGTTTTTGCGACAGTTGAAGGAGATGTTCATGATATTGGAAAAGGAATTGTTATATCTCTAGTTAAAACCCAAGGTATTGAAATCATTGATCTTGGCAGAGACGTTCCTGTGAGCAGAATTATCGAAGTGGCAGTAAAAGAGAATGCAGACCTGATTGGAACAAGTGCATTATTGACAACGACAATGGTTGAACAAAAAAAGCTGGAGGACGAATTGAAAAAGAATAGTTTAAAGGGAAAGATCATGACAATGGTTGGCGGTGCCCCGGTCACTCAACGATGGGCCGATAGAATCGGCGCCGATGCCTATGGTGAAGATGCCTCTGAAGCTGTGAACAAAGCATTGGAACTTCTATCAACTAAGTAA
- a CDS encoding trimethylamine methyltransferase family protein, translated as MRFDYFSDNELDQVHEATLEILKTIGIRTTSERFKKLLLDNGCQERGDRILFTQEVIDRGMSTPPRSFNIYGRNEKNVVEFGKNKAYAQTCVGTPSIMDLETNQKRDCMVQDLADFCRLADGLEFIHLVSPVFPRDVSQDVIVTVETATMLRNSTKPLRICAESSHEMKSILEVLTAAAGGKKELQEKPLAYIEVSPISPLEYGFHPAEALIDIVESGLPLGVIPCPMMGATGPMTLVGCVAQHNAEILAGVIASQLIKPGSPVIMSPRVTFMDMSSGVGLWAMPEMGLAAAASIQMARHYGIPSTATGYSGAGKIADAQSSYEHLYNALLPALIGTDILAAAGSLDNCLTSCFAMLVLDNELSSVIQRTVRGPIVSEDTLAVKVIGEVISQGMTFLEHKHTRKALRAGELWQPILSDRNTFEKWEIKGETVEEKARQMAKDILARHVVTPVSAEVDAEFDRIIAAAQQG; from the coding sequence ATGAGATTTGACTATTTTTCTGATAATGAACTCGATCAGGTTCATGAGGCAACTTTGGAAATTTTGAAGACCATCGGAATTCGGACAACATCTGAACGATTCAAAAAGCTTCTTTTAGACAATGGCTGTCAAGAGAGGGGCGATAGAATTCTCTTTACTCAGGAAGTGATTGACAGGGGGATGAGCACCCCGCCGAGAAGTTTCAATATTTATGGCCGTAACGAAAAAAATGTGGTTGAGTTTGGTAAAAACAAAGCTTATGCCCAGACCTGTGTGGGCACTCCTTCCATTATGGATTTGGAGACGAATCAAAAAAGAGATTGTATGGTGCAAGATTTGGCAGACTTTTGCCGTCTGGCCGACGGGTTGGAATTTATCCATCTTGTTTCGCCGGTTTTCCCCCGGGATGTATCCCAAGACGTTATTGTTACTGTGGAAACGGCGACCATGCTGCGCAATTCTACCAAGCCATTGCGCATTTGCGCTGAATCAAGCCATGAAATGAAATCGATTTTGGAGGTATTAACCGCTGCTGCCGGTGGAAAAAAAGAATTGCAGGAAAAACCTCTTGCTTATATTGAAGTATCACCCATCAGTCCTTTGGAATATGGATTCCATCCGGCGGAAGCTTTAATTGATATCGTAGAATCAGGACTGCCTTTGGGTGTTATTCCTTGTCCGATGATGGGCGCCACCGGGCCGATGACACTGGTTGGCTGTGTAGCCCAACATAATGCGGAAATCTTGGCCGGCGTAATCGCCAGTCAATTAATCAAACCAGGCAGCCCGGTGATTATGTCACCTCGGGTAACATTTATGGATATGAGTTCCGGTGTGGGGCTGTGGGCAATGCCGGAAATGGGACTGGCAGCAGCAGCTTCTATTCAAATGGCCAGACATTACGGCATTCCTTCCACCGCTACCGGGTATTCCGGCGCCGGGAAAATTGCCGATGCACAAAGCTCTTATGAACATCTCTATAATGCCTTGCTTCCTGCTTTGATTGGCACTGATATTTTAGCAGCTGCTGGATCCCTGGATAATTGTTTGACCTCTTGCTTTGCCATGTTGGTTTTGGATAACGAGTTATCTTCAGTGATTCAGAGAACGGTCCGCGGTCCTATTGTTTCTGAGGATACTCTGGCTGTAAAAGTGATCGGTGAAGTAATCAGTCAAGGAATGACCTTCCTGGAACATAAACACACCAGAAAAGCTTTACGTGCCGGTGAGCTATGGCAGCCTATTCTGAGTGATCGCAACACATTCGAGAAATGGGAAATAAAGGGGGAGACTGTCGAAGAAAAGGCGCGTCAGATGGCCAAGGATATCTTAGCAAGACATGTTGTGACACCGGTTAGTGCGGAAGTTGATGCCGAATTTGATCGTATTATTGCTGCGGCACAACAAGGATAA
- a CDS encoding sulfite exporter TauE/SafE family protein yields MPLVPILQAGIVAFAAAFGYVLLRVPNKKEKIARSNGSWSFLSIVGVITMFFDTLGIGSYGTLTAIFKKFKTMSDRLIPGTLNTCTVLPTAIEGLIYITIIDVEPLTLFSIIISSTLGAFFGAGIVAKLPEKKIQIGMGFALLIVALFMLAGQLGLMPTGGEATGLSGAKLIVAIIVTFLLGAFMTIGIGIFAPMMALVYALGLSPRVAFPLMMGSCAFLIPVAGMRFVKEDSYDYKSNIAIPLGGLLGIFVAAYIVKEIPLYALKWLVIFVLVYTSISMFKSAFSKKEIDSVPPITTV; encoded by the coding sequence ATGCCTTTAGTGCCGATTCTTCAGGCAGGTATTGTTGCTTTTGCTGCAGCATTTGGTTATGTTCTACTACGTGTACCCAATAAAAAGGAAAAAATTGCGCGATCTAATGGTAGCTGGAGTTTTCTTTCAATTGTTGGAGTTATAACCATGTTTTTTGATACACTTGGCATTGGGTCGTATGGGACATTGACCGCTATTTTCAAAAAATTCAAGACAATGTCTGATCGGTTAATTCCGGGAACTTTAAATACTTGCACCGTTTTGCCAACGGCTATTGAAGGGCTTATTTATATTACAATTATCGATGTGGAACCATTAACATTGTTTTCGATTATTATTTCTTCCACCCTTGGTGCATTTTTTGGTGCCGGTATTGTAGCGAAATTACCGGAAAAAAAGATCCAAATTGGGATGGGATTTGCTCTTTTGATCGTAGCTTTATTCATGCTGGCAGGGCAATTGGGACTGATGCCTACGGGGGGAGAGGCAACTGGCCTGAGTGGTGCTAAGCTAATTGTTGCGATCATCGTGACCTTTTTGTTAGGTGCATTTATGACCATTGGCATTGGTATTTTTGCCCCGATGATGGCTTTAGTCTATGCCTTGGGTTTAAGCCCCCGGGTTGCATTTCCCCTGATGATGGGTTCTTGCGCCTTTTTAATTCCCGTTGCTGGAATGCGATTTGTAAAGGAAGACTCTTATGATTACAAATCTAATATTGCCATTCCTTTAGGTGGACTTTTAGGAATTTTTGTTGCTGCCTATATCGTAAAGGAAATACCGTTGTATGCTTTAAAATGGTTGGTTATTTTCGTATTGGTATATACTTCGATTTCCATGTTTAAATCGGCCTTCAGCAAAAAAGAAATCGATAGCGTGCCGCCGATAACAACTGTATAA
- a CDS encoding Asp23/Gls24 family envelope stress response protein — protein sequence MSKVITNERGKLIISKEVIATLAGIGTMECYGVVGMSSQKIKDGIAELIGMEALSKGVEVIIKNDQISINVYVIVSYGTKISEIANNVIEKVRYTVGHHTGLVVDHVQVSVQGVRVVD from the coding sequence ATGAGCAAGGTGATCACCAATGAGCGAGGCAAACTAATTATTTCCAAGGAGGTTATTGCTACACTGGCGGGAATTGGTACCATGGAGTGTTACGGCGTCGTTGGGATGTCATCCCAAAAAATTAAAGATGGGATTGCCGAGTTAATTGGAATGGAAGCCCTTAGTAAAGGGGTCGAAGTAATCATAAAAAATGATCAAATCAGTATCAATGTTTATGTTATTGTCAGCTATGGTACAAAAATATCAGAGATCGCCAACAATGTCATTGAGAAAGTCAGATATACAGTTGGGCACCATACGGGCTTGGTTGTGGATCATGTACAGGTTTCTGTACAAGGCGTGCGGGTGGTTGACTAG
- a CDS encoding corrinoid protein, which produces MAQEEILRQLAEAVTEGEQELVEVLTDKAISEGIEPLAIINDGLTKGIEIVGEYFSAGKYYLPDLLLGAKSMEAGIKKIEPLLAGANRESAGTVVMGTVQGDLHEIGKNIVIMMLKTAGFEVVDLGIDVPSQKFIDKIKEIKPQIIGISALLTTTVARQKEIIELLQEEGLRKDVKVMIGGAPINQAWADQIGADGYAEDATVAVDVAKKFIGR; this is translated from the coding sequence ATGGCACAAGAAGAAATTTTACGACAACTAGCTGAAGCGGTTACAGAGGGAGAGCAAGAACTGGTAGAGGTATTAACTGATAAAGCCATTTCCGAAGGAATAGAACCGTTAGCGATCATTAATGATGGTTTAACGAAAGGGATCGAAATTGTTGGGGAATATTTTTCTGCAGGAAAATACTATCTTCCTGACTTGCTTCTGGGGGCAAAATCCATGGAAGCTGGAATTAAGAAAATTGAACCATTGCTGGCCGGGGCCAATCGTGAGTCTGCCGGCACGGTTGTGATGGGTACGGTACAAGGTGATTTGCACGAAATTGGGAAAAACATTGTCATTATGATGTTAAAAACCGCAGGTTTTGAAGTAGTAGATTTAGGTATCGATGTGCCATCACAAAAATTTATTGATAAAATCAAAGAAATCAAGCCGCAAATTATTGGAATTTCAGCACTGCTAACTACTACCGTTGCCAGACAAAAAGAAATCATTGAATTGCTGCAAGAAGAAGGTTTGCGTAAGGATGTCAAAGTTATGATTGGGGGTGCACCGATCAATCAAGCATGGGCGGATCAGATTGGTGCAGATGGATATGCTGAAGATGCCACAGTCGCTGTGGATGTGGCCAAGAAATTCATTGGTAGATAA
- a CDS encoding sigma 54-interacting transcriptional regulator: MLIRECVQNNFIAVTSHEFIKNVHKIAMDQRATYIVVKEKNRIRDIFTIWELIEAYSSCPNGTMDNIKSKENFAVLSDQDNVTTLSRLDQNMAVVVDREQQPVGVIDGLKILKKLAAPALFEHGNLEKDEYASVLHHLGEEVLIVDGGGIVLYLNPAAETVNGVKEKDLLGKHVRDLEKENIISTSISLMVYQKKEKVDMMQHLKSGKTVLATAVPTFDEQGNIKRVICTSKDVDEINSLKSKVENQSREIIEKNQQIDKMREALFRQTEFVCSHEQLEEIKEKFLKIANTDLTVLIQGESGVGKEVVVRLLHNLSARSKYPLIKINCGLIPENLIESELFGYESGAFTGANKNGKLGKIELAHNSTLFLDEIGEMPLLLQVKLLEFLQDRKITRIGGTKRIEIDTRVIAATNRDLHDMVIKGTFRKDLYYRLNVFPLHIAPLRDRKDDIPVFLEYFLGKFNDKYKFNKKITPEVFEELINYYWPGNVRELEHTVEKAIINSDSDLITKEDFNLLPAVEGETRGRVICTGLMPWKSAKRELEVHLVKKAYDLYKSTYKAADALDVSQSTVAKILKNLNK; encoded by the coding sequence ATGCTGATAAGGGAATGCGTTCAGAATAATTTCATTGCTGTTACGAGTCATGAATTTATAAAAAACGTTCACAAAATTGCAATGGATCAACGAGCGACCTATATTGTGGTCAAGGAAAAGAATCGCATTAGAGATATCTTTACAATATGGGAGTTGATTGAGGCTTATTCTTCATGTCCTAACGGAACTATGGATAATATTAAAAGCAAAGAAAACTTTGCTGTCTTATCCGACCAGGATAACGTTACAACCCTTTCTCGTTTAGACCAGAATATGGCAGTTGTTGTTGACCGCGAGCAACAGCCTGTGGGCGTTATAGATGGTTTGAAAATCTTAAAGAAACTGGCTGCTCCCGCGCTTTTCGAACACGGAAATCTAGAAAAAGATGAATACGCAAGTGTTCTTCACCATTTAGGCGAAGAAGTGTTAATTGTTGATGGAGGCGGGATTGTTTTATATTTAAATCCTGCTGCTGAAACTGTGAATGGAGTGAAAGAAAAAGATCTTTTGGGGAAACATGTCAGGGATTTAGAAAAAGAAAATATTATTTCAACTAGTATTTCATTAATGGTATATCAAAAGAAAGAAAAAGTAGATATGATGCAGCATCTAAAATCAGGAAAAACAGTATTAGCTACGGCTGTACCTACTTTTGACGAGCAAGGCAACATCAAACGAGTTATATGCACTTCGAAAGATGTGGATGAGATCAATAGTTTGAAAAGTAAAGTAGAAAATCAAAGCAGGGAAATTATTGAAAAAAATCAACAAATAGATAAAATGCGCGAAGCATTATTTCGGCAGACAGAGTTTGTCTGTTCCCATGAGCAATTAGAGGAAATTAAGGAGAAATTCCTTAAAATTGCCAATACGGATCTAACTGTTTTGATTCAGGGTGAATCCGGTGTAGGCAAGGAAGTTGTAGTTCGATTATTGCATAATCTTAGTGCGCGCAGCAAATATCCACTCATAAAAATAAACTGTGGTTTGATACCGGAAAACCTGATTGAATCGGAACTATTCGGTTATGAAAGCGGTGCATTTACCGGTGCGAATAAAAATGGTAAGCTTGGGAAAATAGAGCTTGCGCATAACTCTACCCTATTCTTGGATGAAATTGGTGAGATGCCATTGCTTCTTCAAGTGAAACTTCTGGAATTTCTGCAAGATAGAAAGATTACACGTATTGGAGGTACCAAAAGAATCGAAATTGATACCAGAGTTATCGCGGCTACAAATCGTGATTTACATGACATGGTTATAAAGGGTACCTTTCGCAAAGACCTCTATTATCGCTTGAATGTATTTCCTTTGCACATCGCACCGTTACGTGACAGGAAGGATGACATACCTGTTTTTCTGGAGTATTTTCTGGGTAAATTCAATGACAAATATAAATTCAATAAGAAAATTACCCCAGAGGTTTTTGAGGAATTAATTAATTATTATTGGCCAGGTAACGTTAGAGAACTTGAGCATACTGTAGAGAAAGCAATCATAAATAGCGATTCTGATCTGATTACAAAAGAAGATTTTAACTTATTGCCAGCTGTGGAAGGAGAAACACGCGGCCGTGTGATTTGCACTGGACTGATGCCTTGGAAATCGGCAAAACGTGAACTAGAAGTGCATTTGGTAAAAAAAGCTTATGATCTATATAAGTCGACATATAAGGCGGCAGATGCATTAGATGTAAGTCAATCAACGGTTGCTAAAATCTTAAAAAACTTAAATAAGTAA